A single region of the Chionomys nivalis chromosome 5, mChiNiv1.1, whole genome shotgun sequence genome encodes:
- the Grem2 gene encoding gremlin-2 — protein MFWKLSLTLLLVAVLVKVAEARKNRPAGAIPSPYKDGSSNNSERWHHQIKEVLASSQEALVVTERKYLKSDWCKTQPLRQTVSEEGCRSRTILNRFCYGQCNSFYIPRHVKKEEDSFQSCAFCKPQRVTSVIVELECPGLDPPFRIKKIQKVKHCRCMSVNLSDSDKQ, from the coding sequence ATGTTCTGGAAGCTCTCGTTGACCTTGCTCCTCGTGGCTGTGCTGGTAAAGGTTGCTGAAGCCCGGAAGAACCGGCCTGCGGGCGCCATCCCCTCACCGTACAAGGATGGCAGCAGCAACAACTCGGAGAGATGGCATCACCAGATCAAGGAGGTGCTGGCCTCCAGCCAGGAGGCCCTCGTGGTCACTGAGCGCAAGTACCTTAAGAGTGACTGGTGCAAGACACAGCCACTGCGGCAGACCGTGAGCGAGGAGGGCTGCCGCAGTCGCACCATCCTCAACCGCTTCTGCTATGGCCAGTGCAACTCCTTCTACATCCCGCGGCACGTGAAAAAGGAGGAGGACTCCTTCCAGTCCTGCGCCTTCTGCAAGCCCCAGCGCGTTACCTCCGTCATCGTGGAGCTCGAATGCCCCGGGCTCGACCCACCTTTCCGAATCAAGAAAATCCAGAAGGTGAAGCATTGCCGGTGTATGTCCGTGAACCTGAGTGACTCTGACAAGCAGTGA